A segment of the Corynebacterium liangguodongii genome:
CGAACAGCGCGTCGAAGTAGACGTGGAAGCGGTTCGAGCGGTAGCCGCCGGAGAGGAAGATCAGCAGCATGCCGAAGGCCGCCGCCACGCAGGCCGCGGCGATTACCCGCCACGAGATCCCCGCGAAGATGAGGATAAAGCCCACGACGATGGCGAAAGACACGGCCATGCCGTAGTCCCCCTGCAGGCCGATAAGTCCCACGCAGACGGTGGCCACGGCGACGAACGGGGCGAAGCCGTTATCGAGGCGCGACGGGCGGGTGTGGTCCTTGTTCGCGAGAATCGCCGCGCCCCAGATCGCAATGGCGACGCGGGCAAACTCGGAGGGCTGCAGGCTCAGCGGGCCCAAGACCAGCCAGGACTGCGAACCGACCTCCTCCCGGCCCGTGCCGGCGGGGGTGAGCACGAGCACGAGGAGGAAGATCGCGACACCCATGATGACGTGGGAGAGCCGGCGCAGGCGATCCGGGCTGGTCTTGAGCATGACCCACATGGCGCCTAAGCCGCCGGCGACCATGACCGTCTGCCGGATCGCCTGGGCCCAGACGGAGGAGGAGGAGGCAAACGAGTAGGCCATCGAGGAGCTCAGCACCATGACGACACCGAGGCCGGCGAGGACGAGCACGACGGTGCGGATCATGGTGTAGTCCGCCAGCGGCCGGGTACGCAGCGCCGCCTCGAAGCGGAGTATCGCTTTGGCCAGCCCGGAGGGTTGCCCGGGCGCCCCGCTCGTGGCCCGCCCGCTCGCGGCCCGCGCGGCCTGCCCCCGCGGCACTGGTCGAGTCGCTGTCATGAATGCTGCCCCTTCGCCTTGGCTACCTTGCTTTTCTCCGCTTGTCTCCGGTCGCCGCCGGCGCCAGATTCACTACAGTCACAATAGCCTCACTCCCCCCGTGTGCGCCTGTAGCAACACGGGCCACACTGGGGATTGTCACGAAACAGTCAGGCAGGCCCCCACCTCGGCCGCTACGTGCAGTATTTCACCGCAGCGGCGGCAAAAGCGTCCCCACGCGCCGCCATGCCCGTAAACATATCCAGGCTCGCCGCCGCCGGGGCAAGGATCACGGTATCGCCCGGCAGCGCCCGGGCAGCGGCGAACGCGACGCAACTCTCCATCGCCTCGCGCGGATCGGTCGCGTCGGTGGTAAACACCTCCACCCCGGGCGCGTGCCGTCGCAGCGCCTCCTGGAACGCCTGCCGGTCCGCCCCCAGCAGCGCCACCGCGCGGAACTTCGCGGCGTGATCGGCCACCAGCTGGTCGATCTCTGCCCCCTTGAGCTGGCCGCCGGCGACCCAGATGACGGAGCGCTCGCCCCCCGCTGCTGCCCCGCCGGCGAGCGCGACGTTCGCCGCGTGCGGGTTGGTTGCCTTGGAGTTATCCACCCACTCCACCCCGCGCCCGCGGTGCACCACCGCGCCGCGGTGCCCGCCGACCCGGTAGCGCTCCAGGCCCGCTTGGATGTGGCGCGGGGCCACCCCCTGCGTCACCGCGACGGCGGCGGCCGCCAGGGCATCGAGCACCCCGGCCACGCCCTGCGGCTCGATCCCCGCCGCGCTGGCCACGTCGACGTCCACGCCGCCTCGCCGCCAGAGAATCCGGCCGTCAACCACGCCGACCTGCCCCTCGGCGGGGCGCGCCAGCGTAAAGCCCACGATGTCGTCTCTCCCGGTGAGCCCCACGAGGCGGGCGACGTCCGGGTCGTCTACCCCCGCCACCGCGACGACCGATTCAAGCACCTTTGCCTTTGCCTCCGCGTAGGCCTCGAAGGATCCGTGCCAGTCGATGTGGTCCTCGGCGAGGTTGAGCAGCACGCCGGCATCCGCGCGCAGCTTCGAGGACCAGTGCAGCTGGAAGCTGGAGAGCTCGGCGACGAGGACGTCGACACGCTCGCGCGCCACCAACGCCTCTCCGATGGCAACCCCGATGTTTCCGCACGCCATCGCCCGCAGGCCCGTCTCCGCGCCCGCGCACGACATGATCGACGCCAGCATTCCCGTCGTCGTTGTCTTGCCGTTGGTCCCAGTGACCACGAGCCAGCGCCGCGGGGCGCCGAACACTCCGGCGCGGTCAAGGCGGTAGCACGCCTCGACATCACCAAGCACCTCAACCCCCGCCAGCGCCGCCTCCACGAGCAGCGGCGAATCCGGCCGCCAGCCCGGGGAGGTGACCACCGCGGAAAACTCGCCGAGGCGCCCGGCCGCATCCGCAGTCGAGAGCGCCTCGACGCCGAAGCGCTGGGCGGCCTGCCCGCGCCGCTCGGCGCTGTCGTCCGCCACCGCGCTGCGCACCCCTGCGGCGCGCAGCAGCTCCAACGCGCCGAGCCCGGAGACCCCGGCACCGGCGACAAGCACTGTGCCTTCGAACTCGGCGCCTCCTAACGCAGCGCCCACGCCCGCGCCCTGCGCACCGGCATTGTTGCCCTGGGTCATGACAGCGTCGCCCCCACCTTGGTCAACCACTCCCCGTAGAACAGCGCAAACCCGGTCGCCGCAGACATCGCCGTGAGCAACCAGAAGCGGATGACCACGGTCGTCTCCGCCCAGCCACCGTTTTCGAAGTGGTGGTGGAACGGAGCCATGCGGAAGACCCGCTTGCCCGTGGTCTTAAACGAGACGACCTGGATGACCACAGAGGCCGCCTCGATGACGAAGAGCGCACCGATGATGACCATCAAAAGCTCCGTCTTCGAGGTCACCGACAACCCGGCTACGAGCCCGCCGAGGGCGAGCGAGCCGGTATCGCCCATGAAGATCTTCGCCGGGGCGGCGTTCCACCACAAAAAGCCCACGCACGCCCCGAAGCCCGCCGCCGCGAGCACCGCGAGGTCCAGTGGGTCGCGCACGTCGTAGCACCCTGGCCCGGGTGCGGCGGCGCACGAGTTGCGGAACTGCCAGAACGTAATGCCCGTGTAGGCGGCCATCACCAGCGCGGTCGTGCCTGCCGCGAGCCCATCGAGGCCGTCGGTAAGGTTCACCGCGTTCGACCACGCCGCGAGCAGAAAGTAGATGAACACGAGGAACATCGCCACCCCGATGAACCCGCCGACCACGGCGAAGTCGATGGTGGGAAGGTCGCGCACGAAGCTCAGGTTCGTCGAGGCCGGGGTGAGCCCGGCCTCGTCGGGAAACTGCAGCACCAAGATGCCGAAGGCGAGGGCGATGACGAGCTGGGAGATAAGCTTGCCGGACTCGCTAAGCCCGAGGTTGCGCCGCATAAACAGCTTGATGCCGTCGTCGGCGAAGCCCACGGCTCCCAGCGCGAGTGTCAGCCCCAGCACGATGAGCCCGGAGGCGCTAAAGACGCGGTGGCCGGTGCTCAGCGAGAACACCCCCGAGGCGACATAGCCCGCGACGATGCCCGCGATAATCGCGATGCCGCCCATAGTCGGCGTCCCGCGCTTGCGCGCATGCGACTTCGGGCCGTCTT
Coding sequences within it:
- a CDS encoding FtsW/RodA/SpoVE family cell cycle protein, whose protein sequence is MTATRPVPRGQAARAASGRATSGAPGQPSGLAKAILRFEAALRTRPLADYTMIRTVVLVLAGLGVVMVLSSSMAYSFASSSSVWAQAIRQTVMVAGGLGAMWVMLKTSPDRLRRLSHVIMGVAIFLLVLVLTPAGTGREEVGSQSWLVLGPLSLQPSEFARVAIAIWGAAILANKDHTRPSRLDNGFAPFVAVATVCVGLIGLQGDYGMAVSFAIVVGFILIFAGISWRVIAAACVAAAFGMLLIFLSGGYRSNRFHVYFDALFGNFDDTRGIAFQSHQGFLSLADGSFFGVGLGQSRAKWFYLPEARNDFIFAVIGEELGLWGGALVIALFGLLAFFGLRTARRARNQFQALLAAALTAGVVSQAFINIAYVLGLLPVTGIQLPMLSAGGTSAVITLGAMGILASVARHEPDAVSAMQNYGRPAFDCLFGIGEPKAPRQVRGRAAAPEHPGQQGRATGRGQRFGTPVTARPAPAPVPGGSRRPAPARYDVGRDRGWRSDRRVS
- the murD gene encoding UDP-N-acetylmuramoyl-L-alanine--D-glutamate ligase; protein product: MTQGNNAGAQGAGVGAALGGAEFEGTVLVAGAGVSGLGALELLRAAGVRSAVADDSAERRGQAAQRFGVEALSTADAAGRLGEFSAVVTSPGWRPDSPLLVEAALAGVEVLGDVEACYRLDRAGVFGAPRRWLVVTGTNGKTTTTGMLASIMSCAGAETGLRAMACGNIGVAIGEALVARERVDVLVAELSSFQLHWSSKLRADAGVLLNLAEDHIDWHGSFEAYAEAKAKVLESVVAVAGVDDPDVARLVGLTGRDDIVGFTLARPAEGQVGVVDGRILWRRGGVDVDVASAAGIEPQGVAGVLDALAAAAVAVTQGVAPRHIQAGLERYRVGGHRGAVVHRGRGVEWVDNSKATNPHAANVALAGGAAAGGERSVIWVAGGQLKGAEIDQLVADHAAKFRAVALLGADRQAFQEALRRHAPGVEVFTTDATDPREAMESCVAFAAARALPGDTVILAPAAASLDMFTGMAARGDAFAAAAVKYCT
- the mraY gene encoding phospho-N-acetylmuramoyl-pentapeptide-transferase; the protein is MVQIFIAGAVSFLVAIFTTPVLIRYFNRREMGQEIREDGPKSHARKRGTPTMGGIAIIAGIVAGYVASGVFSLSTGHRVFSASGLIVLGLTLALGAVGFADDGIKLFMRRNLGLSESGKLISQLVIALAFGILVLQFPDEAGLTPASTNLSFVRDLPTIDFAVVGGFIGVAMFLVFIYFLLAAWSNAVNLTDGLDGLAAGTTALVMAAYTGITFWQFRNSCAAAPGPGCYDVRDPLDLAVLAAAGFGACVGFLWWNAAPAKIFMGDTGSLALGGLVAGLSVTSKTELLMVIIGALFVIEAASVVIQVVSFKTTGKRVFRMAPFHHHFENGGWAETTVVIRFWLLTAMSAATGFALFYGEWLTKVGATLS